The DNA sequence GTGAAGCAGGACGCTCAGGCCACGGCCTGCTTCATCGGCTCCCAGGATGCAATCAGTTCGTGGACCTTCGCTGCGTCGGGCTCGGTCTTCAGGCGCTCGCGCAGCTCCCGATCGGACAGCAGTTCCGCGATCTCGGACAGGATCTCGAGATGGCGCTGCGTCGCCGCTTCCGGCACCAGCAGGAAGAACAGCAGGCTGACCGGTTCGTCGTCAGGGGCATCGAAGGGGATGGGCTGCTGCACGCGCAGCACCGCGGCATGCGGGTTCTTCAGCCCCTTGATGCGGCCGTGCGGAATCGCCACCCCGTGTCCCAGCCCGGTGGAGCCCAGGCGCTCGCGCGCAAACAGGTTGTCGGTGACCGTCGCCCGGGCGATGGAGAGGGTGTTCTCGAACAGCAAGCCCGCGTGCTCGAAAGCGCGCTTCTTGCTCGTGGCGTCCACATTCACCAGCACGTTGCTGGGCGGCAGGATGGGAGCGAGGCGGTTCATCGGATCACGGCACCGGTTCGGAGGCTGGCCGGTACGGCTCCAGTTACAAGGCGTTGCATTATAGGAAAGCAGCATTGCGGGCCTGCCGGACCTTCCGGCGGGCGCCGCGTGCCAGTCCGGACGATTGTGCTCCCCTTGTTGCGTTGCAGCAAGCGGCCTGTATGGCAACTGTCACAAATGACAAGGCGGCCTCCCGGGCCGCCTTGTCGCTGGAATGGGGAATCAGCTGCTTGCTTACTGGGGGGCCTCCGTGACCGCGCCGTTCAGGCGCTTGGGCGACTCATGGTGATGCTCCTGCAGCCGCGCCTTGTGCTTGATGACCTGGCGATCGAGCTTGTCCATCAGCTGGTCGATCGCGGCGTAGAGATCCTCGTGGGCGGATTCGCAGTAAATGTCCTTTCCCTTCACGCGGACGTTGACTTCGGCCTTCTGCCGACGTTCCTTCTCCTTCAGCTTCTCAACGCTCAACATCACGTTGATGTCCACCACCTGGTCGAAGTGCCGGGTCACCCGGTCCAGCTTGGTGAGCACATACTCTCGCAGGGCGGGCGTGACCTCCAGGTGGTGGCCGCTGATCGTCAGATTCATAAGTCCTCCTTTCCGAAGGGTTGAGGAAGCGACGTCGCAAGGCCAGTGTGCCCCTGCGGGGAGGGGGTGGCAAGCCGGCAAGGGGATTCCCCGGGGCGGGCTTGTCCCTGATCAACAAAGCGCCCCGATTCGGGGCATCATCTGCGTTTGACCC is a window from the Caldimonas thermodepolymerans genome containing:
- a CDS encoding PTS sugar transporter subunit IIA; translation: MNRLAPILPPSNVLVNVDATSKKRAFEHAGLLFENTLSIARATVTDNLFARERLGSTGLGHGVAIPHGRIKGLKNPHAAVLRVQQPIPFDAPDDEPVSLLFFLLVPEAATQRHLEILSEIAELLSDRELRERLKTEPDAAKVHELIASWEPMKQAVA
- the hpf gene encoding ribosome hibernation-promoting factor, HPF/YfiA family, whose product is MNLTISGHHLEVTPALREYVLTKLDRVTRHFDQVVDINVMLSVEKLKEKERRQKAEVNVRVKGKDIYCESAHEDLYAAIDQLMDKLDRQVIKHKARLQEHHHESPKRLNGAVTEAPQ